The following nucleotide sequence is from Amia ocellicauda isolate fAmiCal2 chromosome 14, fAmiCal2.hap1, whole genome shotgun sequence.
TCCCCCTCATGCCCTCACACTGATACTGCCCCCcatcagacacagacactgcagtgaTGGAGAGCCTGTCCCCGGTCATAGTGTGTCCATCAGTCTGGGACACCGCAGTGGGAGAGCCATCTCTGTACCAGCGGTATGTCCAGCCTGTAGGGGCCCCTGACAGCCCACACCTCAGAGACACTGGCTCCAGGGCGTACAGCTGCCTCCAGGGTGGCTCCACGGTCAGTGTGGCTGCAGGCCGGCCCTCTggagaacaaaggacaggagGTGTGATTAGAGACAGATGTCACTGTAGAGCCCAGCAgcccattcacacacacacacacacacacacacacacacacacagcagctcattcacacacacacacacacacacacacactggactcTGGACTGATGCAGTGCCTGTGTGTCCTTCATGGATACTAAGAACAGCACAATAAAGCAGCTGAGGACAACAAGGACACCAACAACAAAGACAATATATGCAGAGCTGTTGCCCTGGAGCTGGGCATGAAAGCTACAGATTCAtttgtcatataaaaatccCCACAGTTAGAGGACCCAGCTCCAGTCTGTGAAGTGCTGCTGTGTCTTGATCACGCTGTGTATCTGGTGTGGCTTTAACACATCCACTGTGCAATGCACAGGACAGACCAGCTCTCTGATGAGGGACTAAATGGTGTATCGGACACAGAGATGCAGTGACGGCCTTAACAGTGATGCAGTGACAGGCGGCACTGTGCCGGACGCTGGGCTGGACACTGGGCACAGACTTCAATGACTGGCCAGGGATTGAGTGTCCAGAGTGTCCAGGGACAGTGTGCGGCACTTCAGCACTGAGGGAGCGTCCAGACGGAGCCAGAGACACAGCAGCTTCAGACACACATGCAGCTGGAAGAGACGCAACACCTGACACAGCCCCTCACAGCAGCCCACCTGTCACCCACACAGCGTCACTCCATCTCTTCACACTCGTCCCCTCAGCCTGCGCCTCACACTGGTACAGTCCAGAGTCCCCTCTCGTCACTGCAGGGACGATGTGCTGACTCTGTGCAGCCGCTGCTCTCAGGGTCTCGGTGTCTCTGGTGAATGTGTAGCTCAGCTGTGTGTCAGCTCTGTGTGCCTCAGTGTCgcactgcagagtcactgtctctccctcccacaCTGACCCTGCAGGGCTGACTGTCAGAGTGGGCCTGGAGAACAgctctagagagagagagagagagagagagagagagagagagagagatggtgaattatgaataaataatatagtCCTGCAGTCACAGAGATTAACACAGTCCAGAGTGTGTCCTATTAACACACTGCATCACTCACCTGACACTGTCAGAGTCACAGCCCTGCTGTACTGAGTGTAATGGGGTGCGTCTCCTCTCTCAGCTCTGCACCAGTACAGCCCTCTGTGTGTCCCAGTCACAGCGCTGATGGTGAAGTTGCCTCCAGCTCCGCTGCTGCTGTCAGAGAGGGGCTGCAGATAGACCCATCTGGCATTGTACCTCACATAGTCCAGTCCAGCCTTGCTCTGTCCAGTTCTGTAACAGTAATACCTCCAGCCTGTAGATGCCCCTGTAACCTCACAGTGCAGAGTCACTGAGTCTCCCTCGAATATCTGTCCCAGTGGAGAgacagtcaggacaggctgggGCCGaactcctgtaacacagagcacacagtcaggacaggctgagctcctgtaacacagagcacacagtcaggacaggctgagctcctgtaacacagagcacacggtcaggacaggctgagctcctgtaacacagagcacacagtcaggacaggccgagtacctgtaacacagagcacacagtcaggacaggctgggCTGAGTCGACTCACCTGACACTGTCAGAGTCACTGGGCTGCTGCGGTCAGAGTGTGAAGGGTTTCCACTCCTCACTCCCTCACAGGTATAGTCTCCACTGTGGTAATAACTGTCAGAGCTGATGGTGTATCTGCCTTCATCTCGAGTGGAGGAGTCAGTCTGGTGGACCTGTGTCTCTCCTCTGTACCATCTGTACCTCCAGTCAGTGTCTCCTGCCCCCTGGACCTGACAGCGCAGAGTGACCGTCTCTCCAGTGAAGACAGATGTCCAGTCAGGCTGCAGGGTCAGCACAGCCCAGAGtctcactacacacacacacacacacacacacacacacacacacacacacacacacacacaccataagtagttattaatcataatcataattatcCTGTGTCTCTCACTGCAGTTCTGCCATCCACACCCACATGTGATCTGAACCAATTCAATTATTAATTTctggagctttattggcatgactgcttgagacaatattgccaaagcaatgatAGAGTAGTCTATCAACAATTAACATAAATTAAGACAGAAGTCAatacaagaaataaaatgtacgaaaacatcacaatataaataaactaatCAGCCACATTATAACATATATAAAgcatattaaattaatacatagctgtgtatgtgtgtgtgtatatacactcacctaaaggattattaggaacacctgttcaatttctcattaatgcaattatctaaccaaccaatcacatggcagttgcttcaatgcatttaggggtcctaaatgtggtcctggtcaagacaatctcctgaactccaaactgaatgtctgaatgggaaagaaaggtgatttaagcaattttgagcgtggcatggttgttggtgccagacgggccggtctgagtatttcacaatctgctcagttactgggattttcacgcacaaccatttctagggtttacaaagaatggtgtgaaaagggaaaaacatccagtatgcggcagtcctgtgggcgaaaatgcctggttgatgctagaggtcagaggagaatgggccgactgattcaagctgatagaagagcaactttgactgaaataaccactcgttacaaccgaggtatgcagcaaagcatttgtgaagccacaacacgtacaaccttgaggcggatggg
It contains:
- the LOC136768045 gene encoding Fc receptor-like protein 5; protein product: MPVEKRRVGQSESQPQSNLKLLSAAISPGQTEVRLWAVLTLQPDWTSVFTGETVTLRCQVQGAGDTDWRYRWYRGETQVHQTDSSTRDEGRYTISSDSYYHSGDYTCEGVRSGNPSHSDRSSPVTLTVSGVRPQPVLTVSPLGQIFEGDSVTLHCEVTGASTGWRYYCYRTGQSKAGLDYVRYNARWVYLQPLSDSSSGAGGNFTISAVTGTHRGLYWCRAERGDAPHYTQYSRAVTLTVSELFSRPTLTVSPAGSVWEGETVTLQCDTEAHRADTQLSYTFTRDTETLRAAAAQSQHIVPAVTRGDSGLYQCEAQAEGTSVKRWSDAVWVTEGRPAATLTVEPPWRQLYALEPVSLRCGLSGAPTGWTYRWYRDGSPTAVSQTDGHTMTGDRLSITAVSVSDGGQYQCEGMRGSKSFVSQRSDGLNLSISELLPRVSLTVDPPRVQHFTGSVVTLKCGGPGGSAGWTVKRYTKGQVEPGCSSHREETTADGCVIRYTSESDSGVYWCQSGAERSSAVTLRVTGGTERQGAATQPAGGTPHHPWRVSVCVKA